One segment of Cetobacterium sp. NK01 DNA contains the following:
- the pflB gene encoding formate C-acetyltransferase: MENLQSYWSDFKGNLWKKEINVRDFIQNNYTPYTGDESFLVGATENTKAVWSKLTEMFKEEIARGVYDAETRTPQSITTYGPGYISKDNESIVGLQTDAPLKRGIYPKGGLRMVENSLNAYGYEIDPITKEIFTKYRKTHNEGVFSAYTDDMKAVRKSGIVTGLPDAYGRGRIIGDYRRVALYGVDRLIEERKFELKKAEAPELTEEIIRKREEITEQINALKAFVKMCASYGFDVTKPASNAREAVQWVYFAYLAATKDQDGAAMSVGRTATFLDIYIEKDLAKGLITESEAQDLIDQFIIKLRIIRFLRTPEYNDLFSGDPTWVTEALGGEGVDGRTLVSKTAFRYLNTLYNLGPAPEPNLTVLWSQKSPANWKNFCAKVSIDTSAIQYENDDLMRPELGDDYGIACCVSPMKIGKQMQFFGARVNLPKALLYAINGGRDEKSGAQVAPKFEGITSEYLDFNEVMEKYDLVLKWLAGVYINALKVIHYMHDKYSYEAFEMALHDVEVLRTQASGIAGLSIVADSLAAIRDAKVRVIRDERGIAVDFVREGEYVAFGNNDDNTDKLAVEIMEKFMNYIRTHETYRNSKATQSILTITSNVVYGKKTGTTPCGRQAGTPFSPGANPMNGRDTRGAVAALASVAKLPFHHAEDGISYTFAITPGALGKSREERVANLVGLMDGYFTADGGQHLNVNVFDRALLEDAMANPEKYPQLTIRVSGYAVNFVRLTKEQQLDVISRTINGNM, translated from the coding sequence ATGGAAAACTTACAATCTTACTGGTCAGATTTCAAAGGAAACTTATGGAAGAAAGAAATCAATGTTAGAGATTTTATTCAGAACAACTACACACCATACACTGGGGATGAGTCATTCTTAGTTGGAGCTACTGAAAATACAAAAGCTGTTTGGTCAAAGTTAACAGAAATGTTCAAAGAAGAGATTGCAAGAGGTGTTTATGATGCAGAAACTAGAACTCCTCAATCAATAACTACTTATGGACCTGGATACATTTCAAAGGATAACGAGTCAATCGTAGGACTACAAACAGATGCACCATTAAAGAGAGGAATCTATCCAAAAGGTGGATTAAGAATGGTTGAGAACTCTTTAAATGCATATGGATATGAAATTGATCCAATAACAAAAGAGATTTTTACAAAATATAGAAAAACTCATAACGAAGGAGTTTTCTCAGCATATACAGATGATATGAAAGCTGTAAGAAAATCAGGAATCGTAACTGGATTACCAGATGCTTACGGAAGAGGAAGAATAATCGGAGACTACAGAAGAGTAGCTCTATATGGAGTAGACAGATTAATCGAAGAGAGAAAATTTGAATTAAAGAAAGCTGAAGCTCCAGAATTAACTGAAGAGATTATCAGAAAAAGAGAAGAGATTACTGAGCAAATCAATGCATTAAAAGCATTTGTTAAAATGTGTGCTTCTTATGGATTTGACGTAACTAAGCCAGCTTCAAACGCTAGAGAAGCTGTACAATGGGTATACTTTGCATACTTAGCAGCTACAAAAGATCAAGATGGAGCAGCAATGTCAGTTGGAAGAACTGCAACATTCTTAGATATATATATTGAGAAAGATTTAGCAAAAGGATTAATTACAGAGAGCGAAGCTCAAGATTTAATCGACCAATTTATCATAAAATTAAGAATTATCAGATTCTTAAGAACTCCAGAGTACAATGATTTATTCTCAGGAGATCCAACTTGGGTAACTGAAGCTTTAGGAGGAGAAGGAGTAGATGGAAGAACATTAGTTTCTAAAACAGCGTTCAGATACTTAAATACTCTTTATAACTTAGGACCAGCTCCAGAACCAAACTTAACAGTATTATGGTCACAAAAATCTCCAGCAAACTGGAAAAACTTCTGTGCTAAAGTTTCAATAGATACATCAGCTATTCAATATGAAAATGATGATTTAATGAGACCTGAGTTAGGAGACGATTACGGAATCGCATGTTGTGTATCTCCAATGAAAATAGGAAAACAAATGCAATTCTTCGGAGCTAGAGTAAACTTACCAAAAGCTTTATTATATGCTATTAACGGAGGAAGAGACGAGAAGTCAGGAGCACAAGTTGCACCTAAATTCGAAGGAATCACTTCTGAGTACTTAGATTTCAATGAAGTAATGGAAAAGTATGACTTAGTATTAAAATGGTTAGCAGGAGTATATATCAATGCTCTAAAAGTTATCCACTATATGCACGATAAATATTCTTACGAAGCATTTGAAATGGCTCTTCATGATGTAGAAGTTTTAAGAACTCAAGCATCAGGAATTGCAGGATTATCAATCGTTGCTGACTCATTAGCAGCTATTAGAGATGCAAAAGTAAGAGTAATCAGAGATGAGAGAGGAATCGCTGTTGACTTCGTAAGAGAAGGAGAATACGTAGCATTCGGAAACAACGATGATAATACAGATAAGTTAGCAGTTGAAATAATGGAGAAATTCATGAACTACATCAGAACTCATGAAACTTACAGAAATTCAAAAGCTACACAATCAATCTTAACAATAACTTCAAACGTAGTTTATGGAAAGAAAACAGGAACTACTCCTTGTGGAAGACAAGCAGGAACTCCATTCTCTCCAGGAGCTAACCCAATGAACGGAAGAGATACTAGAGGAGCTGTAGCAGCACTTGCTTCAGTAGCTAAGTTACCATTCCACCATGCAGAGGATGGAATTTCTTACACATTCGCTATAACTCCAGGAGCTTTAGGAAAATCTAGAGAAGAGAGAGTAGCTAACTTAGTAGGATTAATGGATGGATACTTCACAGCTGATGGAGGACAACACTTAAATGTTAACGTATTTGATAGAGCGTTATTAGAGGATGCAATGGCAAATCCTGAGAAGTACCCTCAATTAACAATTAGAGTATCTGGATATGCAGTTAACTTTGTAAGATTAACAAAAGAGCAACAATTAGACGTTATTTCAAGAACAATTAACGGAAATATGTAA
- the pflA gene encoding pyruvate formate-lyase-activating protein, which translates to MKKGFIHSHESFGTVDGPGIRYVVFTQGCPLRCKYCHNCDTWKREDAKFLETPEQTFLEICRYKNFIKTGGVTVTGGDPLTQPEYVKELLRLCKQEGIHTAIDTSGYLFNDKVKEALEYADLVLLDIKSIDPVQYKELTGVELEPTLQFAKYLKEIGKPMWVRHVVVPGITDNDELLGKLADYLKDFDNLEKVEVLPYHSLGEYKWQKMGLDYPLKGVEQLSAERFENAKNIFKSRGLSVK; encoded by the coding sequence ATGAAAAAGGGATTTATTCACTCACACGAGAGTTTTGGAACTGTAGATGGACCAGGTATTAGATATGTAGTGTTTACTCAAGGATGTCCTTTAAGATGTAAATACTGTCACAATTGTGATACTTGGAAAAGAGAGGATGCAAAATTCTTGGAAACTCCTGAACAAACTTTCTTAGAGATCTGTAGATATAAAAACTTTATAAAAACAGGTGGAGTTACGGTGACAGGTGGAGATCCGTTAACTCAACCTGAGTATGTAAAGGAGCTATTGAGACTTTGTAAACAGGAAGGTATACATACAGCAATTGATACTTCAGGGTATTTATTTAATGATAAAGTTAAAGAAGCTTTAGAGTATGCAGATCTTGTTCTGTTAGATATAAAATCAATAGATCCAGTACAATACAAAGAATTGACTGGTGTTGAATTAGAGCCAACACTTCAATTTGCAAAGTATTTAAAGGAGATTGGGAAGCCAATGTGGGTAAGACACGTTGTTGTACCAGGAATTACTGATAATGATGAATTATTAGGAAAGTTAGCTGATTACTTGAAAGATTTTGATAATCTTGAAAAAGTAGAAGTTTTACCATATCACTCTTTAGGAGAGTACAAATGGCAAAAGATGGGGCTAGATTATCCTTTAAAAGGAGTTGAACAGCTTTCAGCTGAGAGATTTGAAAATGCAAAAAACATATTTAAAAGTAGAGGTTTATCAGTTAAATAG
- the tsaD gene encoding tRNA (adenosine(37)-N6)-threonylcarbamoyltransferase complex transferase subunit TsaD, with protein sequence MIILGIETSCDETSIAVLKDGKEVLSNNISSQIDIHKEYGGVVPEIASRQHIKNIATILEESLEEAKITMNDVDYIAVTYAPGLIGALLVGISFAKGLAYGHDIPLIPVHHIKAHIYGNFIEHDIELPCIALVVSGGHTNIVHIDEDHNFVNLGSTLDDAVGESYDKVARVMGIGYPGGPIVDKLYYKGNKNALKIPEPKVEGYDFSFSGIKTSVINAVNKARMKGEDFKPEDLSASFQDKVVDILCKKTLKAVQDKKVKQIIIAGGVAANSLLRSELTKRANEIGVKVNYPSILYCTDNAAMIAEAAYYKLKYGKEPIFADLTLNGKATLDIMKD encoded by the coding sequence ATGATAATATTAGGAATAGAAACATCTTGTGATGAAACATCTATAGCTGTTTTGAAAGATGGGAAAGAAGTTTTATCTAATAACATATCTTCTCAAATAGATATACATAAGGAGTATGGAGGCGTAGTACCAGAAATAGCTTCGAGACAACATATAAAAAATATTGCAACAATATTAGAAGAGAGTTTAGAAGAAGCAAAGATAACTATGAATGATGTAGACTACATCGCTGTAACATATGCTCCTGGATTAATAGGAGCTCTATTGGTTGGAATATCTTTTGCTAAAGGCTTAGCATATGGTCATGATATACCCTTAATACCTGTTCATCACATAAAGGCACATATATATGGAAATTTTATAGAACATGATATTGAGCTTCCATGTATAGCCTTAGTTGTATCAGGAGGACATACCAATATTGTTCATATAGATGAAGATCATAACTTTGTAAATTTAGGCTCAACATTAGATGATGCTGTTGGAGAAAGCTATGATAAAGTAGCAAGAGTTATGGGAATTGGTTACCCAGGTGGTCCAATAGTTGATAAATTATATTATAAAGGAAATAAGAATGCTTTAAAGATACCTGAACCTAAAGTTGAGGGATATGATTTTAGTTTTTCAGGGATTAAGACATCGGTTATAAATGCTGTAAATAAAGCTAGAATGAAAGGTGAGGATTTTAAACCAGAGGATTTATCGGCATCATTTCAAGATAAAGTAGTTGATATTTTATGTAAAAAAACATTGAAAGCAGTTCAGGATAAAAAAGTTAAACAGATTATAATAGCTGGAGGAGTTGCTGCAAACTCTTTATTGAGAAGTGAATTAACAAAGCGAGCGAATGAAATAGGAGTAAAAGTAAATTATCCTTCAATATTATACTGTACAGATAACGCGGCTATGATAGCTGAAGCAGCATATTATAAGTTGAAGTACGGAAAAGAACCGATATTTGCTGATTTAACATTGAATGGAAAAGCAACATTAGACATAATGAAAGACTAA